Proteins co-encoded in one Leptospira levettii genomic window:
- a CDS encoding outer membrane lipoprotein-sorting protein: MRKLWYLLFLISFVSLEAQAPDTSLSAQELLARLDREMDYGKGLVKGTYVLIRRNGTSETWRINRFFNGEDALLLFDRKGRGLESKLLTKDEGENVFFFNVLSAKLFRKTDDEKYESLMGTGFFYVDLSGYSYQANYNPLVNGDLEIGGEMYYRVSLKPILPYFYKKLVLLVGKKDLKPYRVDFHDRDGILFKTLNLKYGPVKIKDATGKVEDVQKASRLEMLDLNTGSITVWEIQEVDKTVNPDASLFNVDNLSR, from the coding sequence ATGCGAAAACTTTGGTATTTATTATTTTTGATTTCTTTTGTATCTCTCGAGGCCCAAGCACCTGACACTAGTTTATCGGCCCAAGAATTACTCGCGAGGCTTGACCGAGAAATGGATTATGGAAAGGGCCTTGTGAAAGGAACCTATGTTCTCATTCGTAGGAACGGAACATCGGAAACATGGAGAATCAATCGATTTTTTAATGGGGAAGACGCTTTGCTTCTTTTTGACAGAAAAGGGCGAGGCCTCGAATCCAAACTGCTAACAAAGGATGAAGGGGAAAATGTATTTTTCTTCAATGTTCTCAGTGCCAAACTGTTTCGAAAAACAGATGACGAAAAATACGAATCCCTAATGGGAACTGGATTTTTTTATGTAGATTTGTCTGGATATTCCTATCAGGCTAATTACAACCCACTTGTGAATGGTGATTTGGAAATTGGCGGAGAGATGTATTACAGAGTTTCTCTCAAACCAATTTTACCATATTTCTACAAAAAACTGGTGTTACTCGTTGGTAAAAAAGATTTAAAACCTTACCGCGTTGACTTTCATGACCGTGATGGTATTTTATTTAAAACATTAAACTTAAAATATGGACCTGTCAAAATCAAAGACGCAACGGGAAAAGTGGAAGATGTACAAAAAGCTTCTCGTTTGGAAATGTTAGATTTGAATACAGGTAGTATCACGGTTTGGGAAATCCAAGAAGTGGACAAAACTGTAAACCCAGACGCTTCTCTCTTTAATGTAGATAATTTAAGTAGATAA
- a CDS encoding DUF1577 domain-containing protein, with amino-acid sequence METVERNKRSLDVFSDTEKKLHVLTKFLLNQELNLKDDIHSGEICYLKKVSQDGNKVLVSVRPTITLSVGQKITLYKILGRYLHLECTVEQDKGESQYILHLNKIAIAKKDRESSRIPVPPGSAWITNVVSSKAKIETDMFHVPTAVKVNFQDYETKLKNSVDFIKISTFNSREDGEIIRLIKKTKKGLLLEDVNNRECYETSPNEDFIVFADEIEEDINKEINNRRNLKIKSELILPILYLNDEEESIPIGYIHMQSKTENFDLLKAMEMKTLCFEMVDRIRHSNMIKSDGKFPVIDISEGGLKVIVDHPDLIQSLPKLTGFQFDIFFKMQSPLTAFGQIKTITKNEEGHLTVGLAIAGHSSRAGEKKRFLENVEFFRKQLQKN; translated from the coding sequence ATGGAAACAGTAGAAAGAAACAAACGTTCCTTGGATGTTTTTTCCGACACGGAAAAAAAACTGCATGTTTTGACCAAATTTCTATTAAATCAGGAATTAAACCTGAAGGACGATATCCATTCGGGAGAAATTTGTTACCTCAAAAAAGTGTCTCAAGACGGGAACAAAGTTCTTGTGAGCGTAAGGCCAACCATCACCCTTTCTGTGGGTCAAAAAATCACTCTCTACAAAATCCTTGGCCGTTACCTCCACTTAGAATGTACTGTGGAACAAGATAAAGGTGAATCTCAATACATCCTGCATTTGAACAAAATTGCCATTGCTAAAAAGGATAGAGAAAGTTCGAGGATTCCTGTCCCTCCTGGATCCGCTTGGATTACCAATGTGGTGTCCAGTAAGGCAAAAATTGAAACTGATATGTTTCATGTTCCTACGGCAGTGAAAGTCAACTTCCAAGACTATGAAACCAAACTGAAAAATTCAGTGGATTTTATCAAAATTTCCACATTTAATTCCCGTGAAGATGGTGAAATCATACGCCTCATCAAAAAAACAAAAAAAGGATTACTTCTCGAAGATGTCAACAATCGGGAATGTTATGAAACTTCACCTAACGAAGATTTTATAGTTTTTGCTGACGAAATTGAAGAAGATATCAATAAAGAAATCAACAATCGTCGTAATTTAAAAATCAAATCGGAACTCATTCTACCGATTTTGTATTTAAACGATGAAGAAGAATCCATTCCCATCGGATACATCCACATGCAAAGTAAAACTGAAAACTTTGATCTCTTAAAAGCAATGGAGATGAAAACTTTGTGTTTTGAAATGGTGGATCGAATTCGTCATTCGAATATGATCAAATCAGATGGTAAGTTTCCAGTGATTGATATTTCAGAAGGTGGATTAAAAGTGATTGTAGACCACCCAGATCTCATCCAAAGCCTTCCCAAACTCACTGGTTTTCAGTTTGATATTTTCTTTAAGATGCAATCCCCTCTCACTGCTTTTGGACAGATCAAAACGATCACTAAAAATGAAGAAGGCCACCTAACAGTGGGTCTTGCAATTGCAGGGCATTCCTCACGTGCAGGTGAGAAAAAACGATTCTTAGAAAACGTAGAATTTTTCCGAAAACAACTCCAGAAAAACTAA
- a CDS encoding 16S rRNA (uracil(1498)-N(3))-methyltransferase, translating into MEPGLILFRIPFQKKDKIELTKEEVNHLRALRLGSEATIIQIRDGQGGLYDYLITPHSKELKFQRETFVPPKADRKKIAIALPKGNRLDFFLQKVTEIGLNEVVFLVFRHSIRKEFNLERAEKIVKEAAAQSKQTEILKLSIETAKNWMEAHKESLVVFHPFGQKPFELSGLVNKIPVIGPEGGFHEEEETWMEHNQIPKLTLPGGVLRTETCGIVAASFLVYGT; encoded by the coding sequence TTGGAACCGGGTCTCATCCTATTTCGCATTCCATTCCAAAAAAAAGACAAAATTGAATTAACGAAGGAAGAAGTGAATCACCTTCGTGCACTTCGTTTAGGTAGTGAAGCCACCATCATTCAAATTCGGGATGGGCAGGGTGGATTGTATGATTACCTAATCACTCCCCATTCGAAGGAACTAAAGTTCCAAAGAGAAACATTTGTTCCTCCTAAAGCCGATCGAAAAAAAATTGCCATCGCTTTACCAAAAGGAAATCGTTTGGATTTTTTCTTACAGAAGGTGACTGAGATTGGACTGAATGAAGTGGTATTTTTAGTGTTTCGTCATTCCATCCGCAAAGAATTTAATTTGGAACGAGCTGAAAAGATTGTAAAGGAAGCGGCAGCACAATCCAAACAGACTGAAATCTTAAAACTATCGATTGAAACAGCAAAGAATTGGATGGAAGCACATAAAGAAAGTTTGGTGGTCTTCCATCCTTTTGGACAAAAACCGTTCGAATTGTCCGGTTTGGTAAACAAAATTCCTGTGATCGGACCAGAAGGTGGTTTCCATGAGGAAGAAGAAACGTGGATGGAACACAATCAGATTCCGAAATTGACTTTACCTGGCGGTGTCCTTAGGACGGAAACTTGCGGGATTGTTGCCGCAAGTTTTTTGGTCTATGGCACGTAA
- the guaB gene encoding IMP dehydrogenase, which translates to MSNHPLPGSELLDGVSGQELFSVNMGLTYRDFLVLPGYIDFNPSDVDLETKLSKNITLKRPLMSSPMDTVTESEMAIAQALMGGIGIIHYNNTIEEQVELVRKVKRFENGFIKDPILLSPEHTLADLDAVKEKYGFSGIPITEDGTARTKLVGIVTNRDVDFERDRDIKLGKVMTTELITANVGISLREANDILRTSKKGKLPIVDKQGKLVALICRSDLKKNKEFPQSSKDDQKRLRVGAALSTLPESRDRMAALAEVGVDAIIIDSAQGNSSYQMEMIQWIKSNFPNTDVIGGNVVTKAQAANLIAAGADGLRIGMGPGSICITQDTMAVGRAQATAVFKTAEYAQAHGVPVIADGGISNIGDIANALAIGASMCMMGSMFAGTKEAPGEYFYENGIRLKKYRGMASLEAMNKGGDKRYFSESQKIKVAQGVSGYVVDKGSVLNLIPYLVQGLRQSFQDMGYRNIPDLHKALRAGQLRFERRTESAQAQGSVHGLYSYTKPSMRAE; encoded by the coding sequence ATGTCAAATCACCCCCTACCAGGATCTGAGCTTCTCGATGGAGTCAGTGGACAAGAGCTCTTCTCGGTCAACATGGGACTCACGTATCGAGATTTTTTAGTACTACCTGGGTATATAGACTTCAATCCAAGCGATGTTGATCTCGAAACAAAACTTTCTAAAAATATTACACTCAAAAGACCTCTTATGAGTTCTCCTATGGACACTGTCACAGAGTCAGAAATGGCAATTGCGCAGGCACTCATGGGTGGAATTGGAATCATTCATTATAATAATACAATTGAAGAACAAGTGGAGTTAGTGCGTAAGGTAAAACGATTTGAAAATGGTTTTATCAAAGATCCAATTTTACTCTCTCCTGAACACACACTTGCTGATTTAGATGCTGTGAAAGAAAAATATGGATTCAGTGGAATCCCAATTACGGAAGATGGCACCGCAAGAACCAAGTTAGTTGGTATTGTTACCAACCGTGATGTAGATTTTGAAAGAGATCGCGACATCAAATTAGGGAAGGTGATGACTACGGAGCTCATCACCGCAAATGTGGGAATCAGCTTACGAGAAGCAAATGACATCCTTCGTACAAGTAAAAAAGGAAAACTGCCAATTGTTGACAAACAAGGGAAACTTGTAGCTCTCATTTGCCGCAGTGACCTGAAAAAAAATAAAGAATTCCCTCAATCCTCAAAAGACGATCAAAAAAGATTAAGAGTGGGTGCTGCACTTTCCACCTTACCAGAGTCACGTGACAGGATGGCAGCTCTTGCAGAAGTGGGAGTGGATGCAATCATTATAGATTCCGCTCAAGGAAACTCAAGTTACCAAATGGAAATGATCCAATGGATTAAATCCAATTTCCCAAATACTGATGTGATTGGTGGAAACGTTGTCACAAAAGCACAAGCGGCAAACCTCATTGCAGCTGGTGCGGATGGTCTTCGCATTGGTATGGGACCTGGTTCTATTTGTATCACACAAGATACAATGGCAGTGGGACGTGCACAAGCAACTGCTGTATTTAAAACTGCAGAGTATGCACAAGCTCACGGGGTTCCTGTGATCGCAGATGGTGGTATTTCAAACATTGGTGATATCGCCAATGCTCTCGCAATTGGTGCATCCATGTGTATGATGGGTTCTATGTTTGCAGGAACAAAAGAAGCACCTGGTGAGTATTTTTATGAGAATGGGATTCGTCTAAAGAAATATAGAGGAATGGCAAGTTTAGAAGCGATGAACAAAGGTGGAGACAAACGGTATTTCTCTGAATCCCAAAAAATCAAAGTCGCACAAGGTGTTTCTGGTTATGTTGTGGACAAAGGATCTGTTTTAAATCTAATCCCTTACCTAGTTCAAGGTCTCAGACAAAGTTTCCAAGACATGGGATACCGAAATATTCCTGACCTTCATAAGGCATTACGTGCAGGACAACTTCGTTTTGAACGTAGGACAGAATCAGCCCAAGCACAAGGTAGTGTGCATGGATTGTATTCCTATACAAAACCTTCAATGAGAGCTGAATAA